One genomic segment of Gossypium arboreum isolate Shixiya-1 chromosome 3, ASM2569848v2, whole genome shotgun sequence includes these proteins:
- the LOC108464831 gene encoding L10-interacting MYB domain-containing protein-like, with the protein MVKTQKFVEGDSTLATKVVWDDELTLIFCELCVNEVNAGNRPTTHLNSKGWENVVALFQAKTQKNYGKPQLKNKWDTLKKAWRLWRELLKDSTGIGWCPSKRTVDATEEWWAEKIQENPDFKGFKKKGIEPQLNDLMWQMFGGIVATGENAWAPSSGVLPSGVPMGDDTPNEGFGDSDENINENEDIPPNEVPSNPSHETPNQRKETLGVVHGKGKKSSSSRKSSRNSLATHIEKLCESMASPRKSVNEIIFPHSEYSISNAMDALRDLEDEIPKKDELYYFAIKMFQIPVKREVFLSLDPDVRVWWLRREYAEQNPIASFLSLVATSSFPFQPYHPPPPP; encoded by the exons atggtaAAGACACAAAAATTTGTGGAGGGAGATAGTACCTTAGCAACAAAAGTTGTTTGGGATGACGAGCTgacattgatattttgtgaacttTGCGTGAATGAAGTCAATGCTGGTAATAGACCGACAACTCATCTAAACTCAAAAGGATGGGAAAATGTTGTTGCTCTTTTTCaagcaaaaacacaaaaaaattatggaaaaccTCAATTGAAAAATAAGTGGGATACATTAAAAAAGGCATGGAGGTTATGGAGGGAGTTGCTTAAGGACTCTACAGGTATTGGATGGTGTCCATCTAAAAGGACGGTCGATGCTACCGAAGAATGGTGGGCTGAAAAAATACAG GAAAATCCTGATTTTAAAGGATTTAAGAAGAAAGGAATTGAACCACAATTGAATGATTTAATGTGGCAAATGTTTGGTGGCATTGTAGCCACTGGAGAGAATGCATGGGCACCTTCGTCTGGTGTTCTTCCAAGTGGGGTTCCTATGGGAGATGATACACCTAATGAGGGATTTGGTGATTCTGATGAAAATATCAATGAGAATGAAGATATCCCTCCTAATGAGGTACCATCAAACCCTTCTCATGAAACTCCTAATCAAAGAAAGGAAACACTTGGGGTTGTACACGGTAAAGGAAAAAAATCAAGTTCAAGtagaaaatcatcaagaaattCATTAGCTACTCATATTGAGAAATTGTGTGAGAGTATGGCTAGTCCAAGGAAGTCagtgaatgaaattatttttcctCACTCTGAATATTCTATTTCAAATGCAATGGATGCTTTGCGTGATTTGGAAGATGAAATTCCAAAAAAAGATGAACTGTACTATTTTGCCATCAAAATGTTCCAAATACCGGTGAAACGAGAAGTGTTTTTGAGCTTAGATCCAGATGTTAGAGTTTGGTGGCTTCGACGTGAGTATGCTGAACAAAATCCGATTGCATCATTTTTATCCTTGGTAGCAACATCCTCATTCCCCTTCCAACCATACCATCCACCACCTCCACCATAA